From one Cyanobacterium stanieri PCC 7202 genomic stretch:
- a CDS encoding CAB/ELIP/HLIP-related protein (KEGG: mar:MAE_22040 CAB/ELIP/HLIP-related protein~SPTR: CAB/ELIP/HLIP-related protein), with the protein MTKTEPTTTPNVEDPKFGFNTYAEKLNGRAAMIGFLITLGIEYATGQGLLSWLGLV; encoded by the coding sequence ATGACAAAGACCGAACCCACCACCACCCCCAACGTAGAAGATCCTAAATTTGGCTTTAATACCTACGCCGAAAAATTGAACGGTAGAGCCGCTATGATTGGATTTTTAATCACCCTCGGCATTGAATATGCCACTGGTCAAGGTTTATTATCTTGGCTTGGTTTAGTGTAA
- a CDS encoding ribosomal protein L11 methyltransferase (PFAM: Ribosomal protein L11 methyltransferase (PrmA)~TIGRFAM: ribosomal protein L11 methyltransferase~COGs: COG2264 Ribosomal protein L11 methylase~InterPro IPR004498:IPR010456~KEGG: cyc:PCC7424_3791 ribosomal protein L11 methyltransferase~PFAM: ribosomal L11 methyltransferase~SPTR: Ribosomal protein L11 methyltransferase;~TIGRFAM: ribosomal protein L11 methyltransferase) — translation MSASWWEIRVKNVPELEDTIFWHLQEFGCKGAALIQDDGVWYVKGYVPQLDIEEGELEVLASAIAEDFDGQEFDFSYQLIDDQDWSSSWKEHWQPMEIGQKMVVYPAWIDVPPECDRHVIRLDPGSAFGTGVHPTTQLCMESLERKLEQNNQLLTIADIGCGTGILSLTARLLGVEKIIASDIDPLAVRATKENMVFNNIDGIDVYQGSIDQLKAVSETKFDGIVCNILAEIIKTMIPDMGNIIKPQGWVILSGILVTQADDIKQILIDNDWSVTGYHSKENWCSIEAEKNS, via the coding sequence ATGAGTGCTTCTTGGTGGGAAATAAGAGTTAAAAATGTACCAGAGTTGGAGGATACTATTTTTTGGCATCTTCAGGAGTTTGGCTGTAAGGGTGCGGCTTTAATTCAGGATGATGGTGTTTGGTATGTGAAAGGATATGTTCCTCAATTAGATATTGAGGAAGGGGAGTTAGAAGTGTTGGCTTCTGCCATTGCCGAGGATTTTGATGGTCAGGAGTTTGATTTTTCTTATCAATTAATTGATGATCAGGATTGGAGTAGTAGCTGGAAAGAACATTGGCAACCCATGGAAATCGGTCAAAAAATGGTGGTATATCCTGCTTGGATTGATGTACCCCCTGAGTGCGATCGCCACGTAATTCGTTTAGATCCCGGATCTGCTTTTGGCACAGGGGTTCACCCCACCACCCAATTATGTATGGAGTCTTTGGAAAGAAAATTAGAACAAAATAATCAATTATTGACCATTGCAGATATTGGTTGTGGTACGGGCATATTATCTCTTACTGCCCGTTTATTAGGGGTAGAAAAGATTATCGCCTCAGATATTGATCCCCTTGCGGTGAGGGCAACAAAGGAAAATATGGTCTTCAACAATATCGATGGCATTGATGTTTACCAAGGCAGTATTGATCAACTGAAGGCTGTAAGTGAAACAAAATTTGATGGTATTGTTTGTAATATTTTGGCAGAAATTATTAAAACCATGATTCCTGATATGGGTAATATCATAAAACCCCAAGGATGGGTTATTTTGAGTGGTATTTTGGTTACTCAGGCTGATGATATTAAACAAATACTTATTGATAATGATTGGAGTGTTACGGGTTATCATAGCAAGGAAAATTGGTGTTCTATTGAAGCTGAAAAAAACAGTTAA
- a CDS encoding endonuclease III (PFAM: HhH-GPD superfamily base excision DNA repair protein; Helix-hairpin-helix motif~TIGRFAM: endonuclease III~COGs: COG0177 EndoIII-related endonuclease~InterPro IPR003265:IPR003651:IPR004036:IPR005759~KEGG: syn:slr1822 endonuclease III~PFAM: HhH-GPD family protein; iron-sulfur cluster loop~PRIAM: DNA-(apurinic or apyrimidinic site) lyase~SMART: HhH-GPD family protein; iron-sulfur cluster loop~SPTR: Endonuclease III;~TIGRFAM: endonuclease III), with protein sequence MNQESSCVHAEECQHPTMRLTKKRKAQEILSILKTLYPDATCSLDYQTPVQLLVATILSAQCTDERVNKVTPNLFARFPDAPSLAYAHREEVETLIRSTGFFRNKAKNIQGACLKIVQEFNGEVPQTMKELLTLPGVARKTANVVLAHAFGIIEGVTVDTHVKRLSNRLGLTKNSQPVQIEKDLMKLLPQPEWENFSISIIYHGRAVCNARKPQCDMCQLVHLCSDYKKTQKKVSQK encoded by the coding sequence GTGAACCAAGAATCCTCGTGCGTTCACGCCGAGGAGTGTCAACATCCCACCATGAGACTGACCAAAAAAAGAAAAGCCCAAGAAATACTATCCATCCTCAAAACCCTTTATCCTGATGCTACCTGTAGCCTTGATTATCAAACCCCCGTGCAACTTTTGGTGGCTACTATTCTTTCTGCCCAATGTACCGATGAAAGGGTAAATAAAGTTACTCCAAATCTTTTTGCTCGATTTCCCGATGCCCCTAGCCTTGCCTATGCCCACAGGGAGGAGGTGGAAACCCTGATTCGTTCTACGGGTTTTTTCCGTAATAAAGCCAAAAATATTCAGGGTGCCTGTCTCAAAATAGTGCAGGAATTTAACGGGGAAGTACCCCAAACTATGAAAGAATTATTAACTCTGCCGGGGGTAGCCAGAAAAACCGCTAATGTAGTTCTTGCCCATGCTTTTGGGATCATTGAAGGGGTAACGGTGGATACCCATGTAAAAAGACTGAGTAACCGCCTAGGATTAACCAAGAATAGTCAACCCGTACAAATTGAAAAGGATTTAATGAAATTATTACCCCAACCAGAATGGGAAAACTTTTCTATTAGTATTATTTACCACGGTAGGGCTGTATGTAACGCTAGAAAGCCCCAGTGTGATATGTGTCAACTGGTTCATCTTTGTTCAGACTATAAGAAAACCCAGAAAAAAGTCTCACAAAAATAA